A part of Longimicrobiaceae bacterium genomic DNA contains:
- the polX gene encoding DNA polymerase/3'-5' exonuclease PolX — MNAREVAAVLEEIAMLGELAGENAFRTRAFSAAARTLEGTTADLAELARAGELTTLPGVGPAIADTIAELLETGRSTQHERLRASVPVGVHDLLHIPGLGRRRVRTLYAELGVESLDQLEDAARAGTIAALPGFGRKTQDRVLQGLAFVRASAGRRRYPRGMELAVRFLEWLRAHPAVAAAEIAGELRRRMETVATVDLVAASAEPERVVAAFLALEDAGGSAAPGAEGRSTLRLRDGVEVRLRCVAPERFVAAVARETGSAAHLADLQARAEARGLRLDADGLWRGGEAVPLPDEAALYAALGLAYVPPELREGMGEVAAAAEGRIPRLVETADLRGTFHCHTTWSDGTATLAEMAEAARGRGWRYLGIADHSRSASYAGGLVPAAARKQQREIDAWNAAHGGAGAERFRLFKGTECDILPDGRLDYPDELLAGFDYVVGSVHSQFGMGEQAMTDRFVRAVSNPHLTMLGHPTGRVLLYRDAYAVDVRAVIDAAAEHGVAIEINADPSRLDLDWRHVRYAAGRGVLVPVNPDAHSTGGLDNVAYGVNAARKGWLAAPQVLNTWELEAVEEHFAKRKQGGAAGAHRPDP; from the coding sequence CCCCGCCATCGCGGACACCATCGCCGAGCTGCTGGAGACCGGCCGCTCCACGCAGCACGAGCGGCTGCGCGCCAGCGTCCCCGTGGGGGTGCACGACCTGCTCCACATCCCCGGGCTGGGAAGGCGGCGCGTCCGGACGCTGTACGCCGAGCTGGGCGTGGAGTCGCTGGACCAGCTCGAAGACGCCGCCCGCGCCGGTACCATTGCGGCGCTCCCCGGCTTCGGCCGCAAGACGCAGGACAGGGTGCTGCAGGGGCTCGCCTTCGTGCGCGCCTCCGCCGGGCGCCGCCGCTACCCGCGCGGGATGGAGCTGGCGGTCCGCTTCCTGGAGTGGCTGCGCGCCCATCCCGCCGTGGCCGCCGCCGAGATCGCCGGGGAGCTGCGCCGCCGCATGGAGACCGTCGCCACGGTCGACCTGGTGGCCGCCTCGGCGGAGCCGGAGCGGGTGGTGGCGGCGTTCCTGGCGCTGGAGGACGCGGGGGGCAGCGCGGCCCCGGGGGCGGAGGGGCGCTCCACGCTCCGCCTCCGCGACGGGGTGGAGGTCCGCCTCCGCTGCGTGGCCCCGGAGCGCTTCGTCGCCGCCGTCGCCCGGGAGACGGGGAGCGCCGCGCACCTCGCGGATCTGCAGGCGCGGGCGGAGGCGCGCGGGCTGCGGCTGGACGCGGACGGGCTGTGGCGGGGCGGGGAAGCCGTCCCGCTTCCGGACGAGGCGGCGCTCTACGCCGCGCTGGGCCTGGCGTACGTCCCGCCGGAGCTGCGCGAGGGGATGGGCGAGGTCGCCGCGGCGGCCGAGGGGCGCATCCCCCGCCTGGTGGAGACCGCCGACCTGCGGGGCACCTTCCACTGCCACACCACCTGGTCCGACGGCACCGCCACCCTCGCGGAGATGGCGGAGGCTGCGCGCGGGCGCGGGTGGCGGTATCTTGGGATCGCCGACCACTCCCGCTCGGCCTCGTACGCCGGGGGGCTCGTCCCCGCCGCCGCCCGGAAGCAGCAGCGGGAGATCGACGCCTGGAACGCGGCGCACGGCGGCGCGGGCGCGGAGCGCTTCCGCCTCTTCAAGGGGACGGAGTGCGACATCCTCCCGGACGGGCGGCTGGACTACCCGGACGAGCTCCTCGCCGGCTTCGACTACGTGGTGGGCTCCGTCCACTCGCAGTTCGGGATGGGCGAGCAGGCGATGACGGACCGCTTCGTCCGGGCCGTCTCCAACCCGCACCTGACGATGCTGGGGCACCCCACGGGGCGCGTCCTGCTGTACCGCGACGCCTACGCCGTGGACGTGCGGGCGGTGATCGACGCCGCCGCGGAGCACGGCGTCGCCATCGAGATCAACGCCGACCCCAGCCGGCTGGACCTGGACTGGCGGCACGTGCGCTACGCCGCCGGGCGGGGGGTGCTGGTCCCGGTCAACCCGGACGCCCACTCCACGGGCGGGCTGGACAACGTCGCCTACGGCGTGAACGCCGCCCGCAAGGGGTGGCTGGCCGCGCCGCAGGTGCTGAACACGTGGGAACTGGAAGCGGTCGAGGAGCACTTTGCCAAGAGAAAGCAAGGCGGCGCGGCAGGAGCGCACCGCCCGGATCCTTGA